From a single Prosthecobacter algae genomic region:
- a CDS encoding DUF3857 domain-containing protein: MIFLAFLLATDTSSAAYESGRYIGTSLALVMLFAGICKCIAIMRRPHTSTLCVLPLAMLLAVFMGGYVWSFVIESGWIPATLSWAILLVNVPMLFTSLVLAIVGLALYDRQRFNQGRKQAVWALVLTLMAMAGIAAIHLAEPLGQLARKVADQANAQAAGGPAIKEEWNFSLTPPDKSWLPQAPSAFSPLACTAFHKPADQVYAMVIAEHSAALLDNGLDAMLHSVKTSLASKSKVRQQQEKRVTLNGLDFINLSSIAFTEAVKKDIAYEHWIATHQGFAWQIMVWGDSDKRTTVADSARALVEGFRVLNMTRQAPGLDAKLDVNRPAHGYKTAISKMGWQSWSAEKGADPLPTLADFGAQTLSSVVLVMPYHHQMDEAPVPAAEALARACLAEYDFTYRRDSSDYTTRTIEKPFPGLEITTERESDDGNRYLYLFRIHQSGKHAWMLAGWTRKTPGITLATVRTAMDGIELFEPTTQPPVSLNSETRTESLSKFVNQVGLWYHDREEWPAAISYFREASSINPDDRTYYENITHVLESQSKFEDALAVMDVASARSFASDHGHQMRHAWLMLKAGKTQEGTAKLHTLIKEGYQQHEAVLSFINELLKGDHHDEARTVADAYAKAYPEARPRLWQAQVADQAGDPKRAAELLEALVKTEPDYVEAFYALGEYSNRQGNHDRALEIAALLEQKKQETVRLDLLRGWAHMGRKWYRDAKSSFEKAASKAPNDEDVKSALKDADAYLGQGSNTEIKTPIEAVPLPKSVAASLDKLRALPPTFGEGHNAAMLLWARSIHYTKDKPMRSTTRRVIRILNEEGADAFSSMEYTYDPLMERLHVNKAEVLDAEGKVIARAGIDDSYVLDSDDRSMATTERTVHIQVPGMKAGLTLDCEVTVERLSIAESFPLTRHLFAASIPTYSELISVTGDTDSLSEDLLMKDRITVTREPGSVIYAVANAPLSSASESYQQPIETWAPVIVLSGKKETWAEVGQRYLKNIADRLKPDPAIEKEAKELTAGLVSTKEKARALASFVQKSVRYKAIEFGVRGQTPNAPGLTLQQRYGDCKDQALLLHHMLRACGITSHLALINTQWELELNQPTLDAFNHVIVHVPALKDTQFMDTTASYLSVADHSPYGLWGFPAFVLDPEGPTIKKVPGPLKSSGDVSSRRKLTLLPPDSIRVEEELTLHGYYASGMRSAFARQEPKARFQHAQDLLDDMGSYRLEDFVFDNLTDLSQPAVLRLTYSLPNAVEKRGDATKLRLPNAWETDYLRIPFIKDRQTPFRWNMPFTFRSTVTWDKSLSVLPDSLTAMKRQNESAFGRWEMKTDSGLQFEFTTNPGNHPASEYAGFQSLWSGAHDIWLKELTLKNP; encoded by the coding sequence ATGATTTTCCTCGCCTTCCTGCTCGCCACGGATACCTCCTCCGCTGCATATGAGTCAGGGCGCTACATCGGCACCAGCCTGGCTTTGGTCATGCTTTTCGCCGGGATCTGCAAGTGCATCGCCATCATGCGCCGCCCGCACACCAGCACGCTCTGTGTGCTGCCCCTGGCCATGCTGCTGGCAGTCTTCATGGGCGGTTATGTGTGGAGCTTTGTCATCGAAAGCGGCTGGATCCCTGCGACCCTCAGTTGGGCCATCTTGCTGGTGAACGTGCCCATGCTCTTCACCTCCCTGGTGCTGGCCATCGTCGGCCTCGCCTTGTATGACCGCCAGCGCTTCAATCAGGGGCGCAAGCAGGCTGTCTGGGCCCTGGTGCTCACCCTCATGGCCATGGCCGGCATCGCCGCGATCCACCTGGCCGAGCCTCTCGGTCAACTGGCCCGAAAAGTGGCCGATCAAGCCAATGCCCAGGCTGCCGGTGGCCCCGCCATCAAGGAAGAGTGGAATTTTTCCCTCACCCCTCCGGACAAAAGCTGGCTGCCCCAGGCTCCCTCCGCCTTCTCGCCTCTCGCCTGCACCGCCTTTCACAAACCGGCAGACCAGGTCTATGCCATGGTCATTGCCGAGCACAGCGCCGCCCTTTTGGACAATGGCCTGGATGCCATGCTCCATTCCGTGAAGACCAGCCTCGCCTCCAAAAGCAAAGTCCGTCAGCAGCAGGAAAAGCGGGTCACACTCAACGGCCTCGACTTCATCAATCTCAGTTCCATCGCCTTCACGGAGGCCGTAAAAAAAGACATCGCCTATGAGCATTGGATCGCTACCCATCAGGGCTTCGCCTGGCAGATCATGGTGTGGGGCGATTCCGATAAAAGGACGACTGTGGCCGATTCCGCCCGCGCCCTCGTGGAGGGCTTTCGCGTCCTGAACATGACACGGCAGGCCCCTGGTCTGGATGCCAAGCTCGATGTGAACCGTCCCGCTCACGGCTACAAAACCGCCATCTCCAAAATGGGCTGGCAATCCTGGTCGGCTGAGAAAGGGGCCGATCCTTTGCCCACCCTCGCGGATTTTGGCGCGCAGACCCTCTCCAGTGTCGTCCTGGTCATGCCCTATCATCACCAGATGGATGAGGCCCCCGTCCCCGCCGCAGAGGCGCTCGCACGGGCCTGCCTCGCCGAATATGATTTCACCTATCGGCGTGACAGCAGCGACTACACCACGCGGACGATTGAGAAGCCCTTTCCAGGGCTGGAGATCACCACCGAAAGGGAGTCCGATGATGGCAACCGTTACCTCTACCTCTTTCGCATTCACCAGTCCGGCAAACACGCCTGGATGCTCGCTGGCTGGACTCGCAAAACTCCCGGCATCACCCTGGCCACCGTGCGCACAGCCATGGACGGCATCGAACTTTTCGAGCCCACCACTCAGCCTCCCGTTTCCCTGAACAGCGAGACCCGGACCGAAAGCCTGTCCAAGTTCGTCAACCAGGTCGGCCTTTGGTACCACGACCGTGAAGAATGGCCCGCCGCCATCAGCTACTTCCGCGAGGCCAGCTCCATCAATCCTGATGACCGCACCTACTACGAGAACATCACTCATGTGCTCGAGTCCCAAAGCAAATTTGAAGATGCGCTCGCCGTGATGGATGTAGCCAGCGCTCGCTCCTTTGCCAGTGATCACGGCCACCAGATGCGCCACGCATGGCTGATGCTGAAAGCCGGCAAGACCCAGGAGGGCACCGCCAAGCTGCACACCCTCATCAAGGAAGGCTACCAGCAGCACGAGGCCGTGTTGAGCTTCATCAATGAACTCCTCAAGGGAGACCATCACGACGAAGCCCGCACCGTGGCCGATGCCTATGCCAAGGCCTATCCTGAAGCTCGCCCCCGCCTGTGGCAGGCCCAGGTGGCGGACCAGGCAGGCGACCCTAAACGTGCGGCCGAACTGCTGGAGGCCTTGGTCAAAACAGAGCCCGATTATGTCGAGGCCTTCTATGCGCTCGGAGAGTATTCTAACCGCCAGGGCAATCACGACCGGGCCTTGGAAATCGCCGCTCTGCTGGAGCAAAAGAAGCAGGAAACGGTCCGCCTGGATCTCCTGCGCGGCTGGGCCCACATGGGCCGGAAATGGTATCGCGATGCCAAGTCCAGCTTTGAAAAAGCCGCCAGCAAGGCCCCCAATGATGAAGACGTGAAATCCGCGCTGAAGGATGCTGACGCCTACCTGGGGCAGGGGAGCAATACCGAGATCAAGACACCCATCGAGGCCGTCCCTCTGCCAAAATCCGTCGCCGCCAGCCTGGACAAGCTCCGCGCCCTGCCGCCTACTTTTGGCGAGGGGCACAATGCCGCCATGCTGCTTTGGGCGCGCTCCATCCACTACACCAAGGACAAACCCATGCGCAGCACCACCCGTCGTGTCATCCGCATCCTCAACGAGGAAGGGGCCGATGCCTTCAGTTCCATGGAGTACACCTACGATCCCCTCATGGAGCGCCTTCATGTCAACAAGGCCGAAGTCCTGGATGCTGAGGGCAAGGTGATCGCCCGTGCCGGCATTGATGATTCTTACGTCCTCGATTCGGATGACCGCTCCATGGCCACCACGGAACGCACCGTGCATATCCAGGTTCCAGGCATGAAGGCAGGTCTAACCTTGGATTGCGAAGTCACCGTCGAGCGGCTTTCCATTGCTGAAAGTTTCCCTCTCACCCGCCACCTGTTTGCTGCCAGCATCCCCACTTACTCGGAACTGATCAGCGTCACGGGCGACACGGACTCCCTCTCCGAAGACCTCCTCATGAAGGACCGGATCACGGTTACCCGTGAACCCGGCAGCGTGATCTATGCCGTCGCCAATGCGCCTCTCTCATCAGCATCGGAATCCTACCAGCAGCCCATCGAAACCTGGGCGCCCGTAATTGTCCTCTCGGGCAAAAAGGAAACCTGGGCCGAGGTGGGCCAGCGATACCTGAAAAACATTGCGGATCGTCTGAAGCCCGACCCTGCCATCGAGAAGGAAGCCAAGGAACTCACTGCGGGGCTCGTGAGCACCAAGGAAAAAGCTCGGGCTCTGGCCTCCTTTGTGCAAAAGTCCGTCCGTTACAAGGCCATCGAATTCGGAGTGCGCGGGCAGACCCCCAATGCCCCGGGCCTGACCCTTCAGCAACGCTATGGCGACTGCAAGGATCAGGCCCTCCTCCTCCATCACATGCTCCGGGCCTGCGGCATCACCTCCCATCTGGCCCTCATCAATACCCAGTGGGAGCTGGAACTGAACCAGCCCACGCTGGATGCCTTCAACCACGTCATTGTCCATGTTCCTGCGCTCAAGGACACCCAGTTCATGGATACCACCGCGTCCTATCTCTCGGTGGCAGACCACAGCCCCTATGGCCTGTGGGGATTCCCGGCCTTTGTCCTGGATCCAGAAGGCCCCACCATCAAAAAAGTCCCCGGACCTCTCAAAAGCAGCGGCGATGTTTCATCCCGCCGCAAGCTCACCCTGCTCCCACCCGATAGCATTCGTGTGGAGGAAGAGCTGACCCTGCACGGCTACTACGCCAGCGGCATGAGGAGCGCCTTTGCCCGCCAGGAGCCCAAGGCCCGTTTTCAGCATGCCCAGGATCTGCTCGATGACATGGGCAGCTATCGGCTCGAGGACTTCGTTTTTGACAACCTTACCGATCTCTCCCAACCCGCCGTCCTTCGCCTAACCTACAGTTTGCCAAACGCAGTCGAAAAACGCGGCGATGCCACCAAGCTCCGCCTGCCCAATGCCTGGGAGACCGATTACCTGCGCATCCCCTTCATCAAGGATCGCCAGACCCCCTTCCGCTGGAACATGCCCTTCACTTTCCGCAGTACGGTCACCTGGGACAAATCGCTTTCCGTCTTGCCCGATTCTTTGACCGCGATGAAACGCCAAAACGAATCAGCCTTTGGCCGCTGGGAAATGAAGACCGATTCCGGCCTCCAGTTTGAGTTCACCACCAACCCCGGAAACCACCCCGCCTCAGAATACGCCGGCTTCCAGTCCCTCTGGTCCGGTGCCCACGACATCTGGCTCAAAGAACTCACCCTTAAAAACCCTTGA
- a CDS encoding septum formation initiator family protein — translation MEYREFQIEHERPQQMERWLRALVRLGKFCLLLLAVPVVIAIYKKPLAEQNAMRAKLAVMESQRDTLKNERDKLLRQVDWIKTDPNYLEIRARDHENMHKKGEYVIRFVE, via the coding sequence ATGGAATACCGCGAATTTCAAATCGAACACGAGAGACCGCAGCAGATGGAACGCTGGCTGCGGGCCCTCGTGCGCCTTGGGAAATTCTGCCTCCTGCTCCTGGCGGTGCCAGTCGTCATCGCGATCTATAAGAAACCGCTGGCGGAACAAAACGCCATGCGTGCCAAGCTGGCCGTCATGGAGAGCCAGCGCGACACTTTGAAAAACGAGCGCGACAAGCTGTTGCGCCAGGTGGACTGGATCAAGACCGATCCCAACTACCTTGAGATCCGTGCCCGTGATCATGAAAACATGCACAAAAAGGGCGAATACGTGATCCGCTTTGTGGAGTAG
- the eno gene encoding phosphopyruvate hydratase yields the protein MDDLTIVEVIAREVLDSRGNPTVEVDVLLDGGAIGRAAVPSGASTGEHEALELRDGDKKRYLGKGVLKAVDAVNNEIADAIIGSNAADQVSIDKAMLEVDGTPTKSKLGANAILGASLAVAKAAAAAMGQPLYKYIGGPNAKVLPVPMMNIINGGAHSDAPIDFQEFMIMPKGAPTFSEALRYGAEVFHALKKILHDLGLNTAVGDEGGFAPTLKSAHHALEVIAQAIDKAGYKMGEDIFIALDVASSEFYDKAKNKYVFKKSDKSERTAAELVAYYAELKKDFPIISIEDGCAENDWDGWAILSKELGGSTQLVGDDLFVTNTKFLQKGIDQGIANSILVKVNQIGSLTETLDAVDLAHRHGYTAVMSHRSGETEDYTIADLAVATNCGQIKTGSLSRSDRIAKYNQLLRIEQELGENAIFGGRMKV from the coding sequence ATGGACGACCTTACCATTGTAGAAGTCATCGCACGTGAAGTCCTGGACTCACGTGGCAATCCAACCGTTGAAGTGGACGTCCTTCTGGACGGCGGTGCCATCGGACGCGCGGCGGTGCCAAGCGGTGCCAGCACTGGCGAACACGAAGCCCTGGAACTGCGCGATGGCGACAAGAAGCGCTACCTCGGCAAAGGCGTGCTCAAGGCCGTGGACGCCGTGAACAACGAGATCGCCGACGCGATCATCGGCAGTAACGCCGCAGACCAGGTCTCCATTGACAAGGCCATGCTGGAAGTGGACGGCACTCCGACCAAGTCCAAGCTGGGTGCCAACGCCATCCTGGGTGCCTCCCTGGCTGTCGCTAAAGCCGCTGCTGCCGCCATGGGCCAGCCCCTCTACAAGTACATCGGCGGTCCAAACGCCAAGGTGCTGCCCGTGCCGATGATGAACATCATCAACGGTGGTGCTCACTCGGACGCCCCGATTGACTTCCAGGAATTCATGATCATGCCGAAAGGCGCACCGACGTTCTCCGAAGCTCTCCGCTACGGTGCCGAAGTGTTCCACGCGCTGAAGAAGATCCTTCACGACCTGGGCCTGAACACAGCCGTGGGTGACGAAGGCGGTTTTGCCCCGACCCTGAAGAGCGCCCACCACGCCCTCGAAGTCATCGCCCAGGCGATCGACAAGGCTGGCTACAAAATGGGTGAAGACATCTTCATCGCCCTGGACGTCGCCTCCTCCGAATTCTACGACAAGGCCAAGAACAAGTACGTCTTCAAGAAGAGCGACAAGTCTGAGCGCACCGCTGCTGAGCTGGTGGCCTACTACGCCGAGCTGAAGAAGGACTTCCCGATCATCTCCATCGAAGACGGCTGCGCCGAAAACGACTGGGACGGATGGGCCATCCTCTCCAAAGAACTGGGCGGCAGCACGCAGCTCGTCGGTGACGACCTCTTCGTCACGAACACCAAGTTCCTCCAGAAGGGCATTGATCAGGGCATCGCCAACTCCATCCTCGTGAAGGTGAACCAGATCGGTTCCCTGACCGAGACTCTGGACGCTGTGGACCTGGCCCACCGCCACGGCTACACAGCCGTGATGAGCCACCGCTCCGGTGAGACCGAAGACTACACCATCGCCGACCTCGCCGTCGCCACGAATTGCGGCCAGATCAAGACCGGTTCCCTTTCCCGCAGCGACCGTATCGCCAAGTACAACCAGTTGCTCCGCATCGAGCAGGAACTGGGTGAAAACGCGATCTTCGGTGGCCGCATGAAGGTCTAA
- a CDS encoding alpha/beta hydrolase family protein yields MFCLFLLLLVVIGAAVTWWAGSELASPSRRPLHDYHLEFLAHPAAHGMQIEKFALADGTPCLMCLPEPGGKLGTRGQTIREQFAARKLPLSPVGQVHGTLVLTHGRKGRKEDYLPIAERLCAVGFRCLLPDMPSHGDHPSSLIYYGVREAGLPAQVLKEAADKYAFAPQPAGLLGMSMGGSVAMHSAGQPEAPWKALAIISSFHAFQPAMELQASRLAGSWLGRPWAAGAGWIYEWKTGLALGAIQPHEYAARLKIPTLIFHGTDDKVVPIESGRKLYAALPEGIEKQWVEIPSADHHNVLITEFPVYATLASWMLTHVK; encoded by the coding sequence TTGTTCTGTCTCTTTCTTCTTCTCCTTGTGGTGATCGGCGCTGCCGTGACTTGGTGGGCGGGGAGTGAGCTGGCCAGCCCATCGCGTCGGCCTTTGCATGATTACCATCTCGAGTTCCTGGCCCATCCTGCGGCTCATGGCATGCAGATCGAAAAGTTCGCGTTGGCCGATGGCACCCCCTGCCTGATGTGCCTACCGGAGCCCGGCGGGAAACTTGGCACACGGGGGCAAACCATCCGCGAACAGTTTGCCGCCCGCAAGCTGCCCCTGTCACCTGTGGGCCAGGTGCATGGGACGCTGGTGCTGACCCATGGCCGCAAGGGGCGAAAGGAAGACTACCTGCCGATAGCGGAGCGCCTCTGTGCGGTCGGCTTCCGCTGTCTGCTGCCAGACATGCCCTCGCATGGCGACCATCCTTCATCGCTCATCTACTATGGAGTTCGCGAGGCAGGGCTGCCTGCCCAAGTTCTGAAGGAGGCTGCGGACAAGTATGCCTTTGCTCCGCAGCCGGCGGGGCTGCTGGGCATGTCCATGGGTGGCTCTGTCGCCATGCACTCCGCAGGGCAGCCTGAGGCTCCCTGGAAGGCTCTCGCCATCATCTCCAGCTTTCATGCGTTTCAGCCTGCGATGGAGCTCCAGGCCTCCCGCCTTGCGGGTTCGTGGTTGGGCCGTCCGTGGGCCGCCGGGGCGGGGTGGATTTATGAGTGGAAGACTGGCCTCGCTTTGGGGGCCATCCAGCCGCATGAATACGCCGCCCGGTTGAAGATCCCCACACTCATCTTCCATGGCACCGATGACAAGGTCGTGCCCATCGAATCTGGCCGCAAGCTCTACGCCGCGCTGCCGGAGGGGATCGAGAAACAATGGGTCGAGATCCCTTCGGCGGATCATCACAATGTGCTCATCACTGAATTCCCGGTCTATGCCACCCTGGCCTCCTGGATGCTGACGCATGTCAAGTGA
- a CDS encoding iron-containing alcohol dehydrogenase, which produces MPFSPFDYQPRTRLIFGNGTLSQVGELTRELGGKRALIVSDPGIVKAGYVTRAASYLLAAGVLTRVFGDVRENPSTEDVDRCVDAAREFRADFIIGLGGGSSMDTAKGCNFIYTNGGQMQDYWGTGKATKPMLPMIAIPTTAGTGSECQSYALISDAVTHVKMACGDVKAAAKVAILDPELTVSQPHRVTVCTGVDALSHSLEAAVTNKGNAYSTVFARESFRLCHEGFTRILAEPKDLEARGQMLLGAAYAGIAIENSMLGAAHSCANPLTAKFHVVHGEAVGVMLPHVIRFNAALPECAAVYASYYAGDLAARIQELLALAQMPVKISHHGVTEADLPALAEMALKQWTAQFNPRPLTLEDFVNLYRAAL; this is translated from the coding sequence ATGCCTTTTTCCCCCTTCGACTATCAGCCGCGCACTCGCCTCATCTTTGGAAACGGAACCCTCTCCCAGGTCGGCGAACTGACCCGGGAACTGGGCGGCAAGCGGGCGCTGATCGTCAGTGATCCAGGCATCGTGAAGGCAGGGTACGTGACACGGGCCGCCTCCTACCTCCTGGCAGCAGGCGTGCTGACTCGCGTCTTCGGAGACGTCCGCGAAAACCCCAGCACGGAGGATGTGGATCGCTGTGTGGATGCGGCCCGCGAATTCCGTGCCGACTTCATCATCGGCCTCGGCGGTGGCAGCAGCATGGATACCGCTAAGGGCTGCAACTTCATCTACACCAATGGTGGCCAGATGCAGGACTACTGGGGCACGGGCAAGGCCACCAAGCCCATGCTGCCCATGATCGCCATCCCCACCACGGCAGGCACCGGCAGCGAGTGCCAGAGCTACGCTCTCATCTCCGATGCGGTGACGCATGTGAAGATGGCCTGTGGCGATGTGAAGGCCGCCGCCAAGGTGGCCATCCTCGATCCCGAGCTCACTGTCTCGCAGCCTCACCGCGTCACCGTTTGCACCGGCGTGGATGCCCTCTCCCATTCCCTGGAGGCCGCCGTCACCAACAAAGGCAACGCCTACTCGACCGTCTTTGCCCGCGAGTCCTTCCGCCTCTGCCACGAAGGATTCACCCGCATCCTGGCCGAGCCCAAGGACCTGGAAGCCCGGGGCCAGATGCTGCTCGGCGCGGCCTATGCAGGCATTGCCATCGAGAACTCCATGCTCGGTGCCGCCCACTCCTGCGCCAACCCCCTCACCGCCAAGTTCCACGTCGTCCATGGCGAAGCGGTGGGCGTGATGCTGCCGCACGTGATCCGCTTCAATGCCGCCCTGCCCGAATGCGCTGCCGTGTATGCCAGCTACTATGCAGGCGACCTCGCCGCCCGCATTCAGGAACTCCTAGCCCTGGCCCAGATGCCCGTCAAAATCTCCCACCACGGCGTGACCGAGGCCGACCTGCCCGCCCTCGCCGAAATGGCGCTGAAACAATGGACCGCCCAGTTCAACCCAAGGCCCCTGACACTCGAGGACTTCGTCAACCTCTACCGCGCCGCCCTTTAA
- a CDS encoding aldehyde dehydrogenase family protein — MSSIPHLPALRKGRPYESLDKVPVKDHKTGEICAEVSQVNAGIIRKDLGKISEARKALKKFTVAQLIEITAKAGDLFLNGTLPLGDKGHTQSPEEYIATLSRTSGLPHIMVKRNMAKLHYALTHMDVILNGLSRGLDMSVIDKGFGTQSGCPVAYFPTTDALGLVMPSNSPAVNSLWLPSIALKIPVVIKPGREEPWTPFRLIQAFIAAGAPAEAFGFYPTDHEGSGEVVKLSGRNLVFGDVAMAKMYEGNPRVQVHGPGWSKIIIGEDKIENWKEYIDVIVSSISDNGGRSCINASAVIVPKYGKEIADAIAQRLGPVEPLPADDENARLSGFANTKMADYIDGVIDSDLADKPGAEDVTAKYRNGPRKVEFQGGTFLRPTIIHCNSWDHPLANREFLCPYASVVEVKQSEVLSKIGYSLIVTAITEDPEFTDQLLECPTIDRLNLGPISTMKISWDQPHEGNMFEFLYKRRSIDRA; from the coding sequence ATGTCTTCCATTCCTCACCTCCCCGCTCTTCGCAAAGGCCGCCCGTACGAATCTCTGGATAAAGTCCCGGTGAAAGACCACAAGACTGGAGAAATCTGCGCCGAAGTCAGCCAGGTGAATGCCGGCATCATCCGCAAGGACCTGGGCAAAATCAGCGAGGCACGCAAGGCCCTGAAGAAGTTCACCGTCGCCCAGCTCATCGAGATCACCGCCAAGGCGGGCGACCTTTTCCTCAATGGCACCCTGCCCCTGGGCGACAAAGGCCACACCCAAAGCCCGGAAGAATACATCGCCACCCTCTCCCGCACCAGCGGCCTGCCTCACATCATGGTGAAGCGCAACATGGCCAAGCTGCACTACGCGCTCACCCACATGGATGTCATCCTCAACGGCCTCTCCCGTGGCCTCGACATGAGCGTCATTGACAAAGGTTTCGGCACCCAGTCCGGCTGCCCTGTGGCCTACTTCCCCACCACCGATGCCCTCGGCCTCGTGATGCCCAGCAACTCCCCAGCGGTGAACTCCCTGTGGCTGCCATCCATCGCCCTGAAGATCCCGGTGGTCATCAAACCAGGCCGCGAAGAGCCCTGGACCCCCTTCCGTCTCATCCAGGCCTTCATCGCCGCCGGAGCACCAGCAGAAGCCTTTGGCTTTTACCCCACCGACCATGAAGGCAGTGGCGAAGTGGTGAAACTCAGCGGTCGCAACCTCGTCTTTGGCGATGTGGCCATGGCCAAAATGTACGAAGGGAACCCCCGCGTGCAGGTCCACGGCCCAGGCTGGAGCAAGATCATCATCGGCGAAGACAAGATCGAAAACTGGAAGGAATACATCGACGTCATCGTCAGCTCCATCAGCGACAACGGCGGCCGTTCCTGCATCAATGCCTCCGCCGTCATCGTGCCGAAATACGGCAAGGAAATCGCCGATGCCATCGCCCAGCGCCTCGGCCCCGTGGAGCCCCTGCCAGCGGATGATGAAAACGCCCGCCTCTCCGGCTTCGCCAACACCAAGATGGCCGACTACATTGACGGCGTCATCGACTCCGACCTCGCCGACAAGCCCGGTGCCGAAGACGTGACCGCGAAGTACCGCAACGGCCCCCGCAAGGTGGAGTTCCAGGGCGGGACCTTCCTGCGCCCCACGATCATCCATTGCAATAGCTGGGACCACCCCCTGGCCAACCGCGAATTCCTCTGCCCCTACGCCAGCGTGGTCGAGGTGAAGCAGTCCGAAGTGCTCAGCAAAATTGGTTATTCCCTCATCGTCACCGCGATCACCGAAGACCCCGAATTCACCGATCAGCTCCTCGAGTGCCCCACCATTGACCGCCTGAACCTCGGCCCCATCAGCACCATGAAAATCAGTTGGGACCAGCCCCATGAAGGAAACATGTTCGAGTTCCTCTACAAGCGCCGCTCCATTGACCGGGCTTGA
- a CDS encoding glucose-6-phosphate isomerase — protein sequence MSTTSSHWDRFQKFFVRYPQIGFSIDISRMAFEEGLFDSQAASIEKAYADMKALEGGAIANPDEGRMVGHYWLRNSDLAPTAELKAEIDATLEATLQFAADVHAGKILAANGKKFTRALIVGIGGSALGPQLVAQAITPATPPMAIDFFDNTDPDGMDRIAAQIGAEIATTLTLVISKSGGTKETRNGMLEAQAAYQAQGVDFTKHVVAVTGVGSELDKYAIAQGWLARFPMWDWVGGRTSVMSAVGTIAAALQGVDVRQFLAGAAAMDAETRNRPTRENAAMLLALMWYSAGKGKGAKDMVVLPYKDRLVLFSKYLQQLLMESLGKEHDLDGKVVNQGIAVYGNKGSTDQHAYVQQLRDGVNNFFAVFIQVSKSRDTAGFEVEPGYTSGDYLQGFLRGTRTALAEKGRESITLTISEVNAFSLGMLVGLFERAVGFYATLINVNAYHQPGVEAGKKAATDFLKQMGQVLAALPAAGAGATADEIAGPLGIDAEDAWHMASHLAANGKAKLAEGGSPAEDRFLAV from the coding sequence ATGAGCACCACAAGCAGTCACTGGGATCGTTTTCAAAAATTCTTCGTCCGTTACCCGCAGATCGGTTTTTCGATTGATATCAGCCGCATGGCTTTTGAGGAGGGGTTGTTTGATTCGCAGGCGGCTTCCATTGAGAAGGCGTATGCGGACATGAAGGCGCTGGAGGGCGGTGCGATCGCGAATCCGGATGAGGGGCGCATGGTGGGGCACTACTGGCTGCGCAATTCGGACCTGGCACCGACGGCGGAGCTGAAGGCGGAGATTGACGCGACCCTAGAAGCGACGCTGCAGTTCGCGGCGGATGTGCATGCGGGCAAGATTTTGGCGGCGAACGGGAAGAAGTTTACCCGGGCGCTGATCGTGGGCATCGGCGGTTCGGCCCTGGGACCGCAGCTTGTGGCGCAGGCGATCACCCCAGCGACGCCGCCGATGGCGATTGATTTTTTTGACAACACGGACCCGGACGGGATGGACCGGATCGCGGCGCAGATCGGCGCGGAGATCGCGACGACGCTGACGCTGGTGATTTCGAAATCCGGTGGCACGAAGGAGACGCGTAACGGGATGCTGGAGGCGCAGGCGGCGTACCAGGCGCAGGGGGTGGACTTCACCAAGCATGTGGTGGCGGTGACGGGCGTGGGCAGTGAACTGGACAAGTATGCGATCGCGCAGGGTTGGCTGGCCCGTTTCCCGATGTGGGACTGGGTGGGCGGGCGGACGAGCGTGATGAGTGCGGTGGGCACCATCGCAGCGGCGCTGCAGGGGGTGGATGTGCGCCAGTTCCTGGCGGGGGCGGCGGCGATGGATGCGGAGACGCGCAATCGCCCGACCCGTGAGAACGCGGCGATGCTGCTGGCCCTGATGTGGTACAGCGCGGGCAAGGGCAAGGGCGCGAAGGACATGGTGGTGCTGCCTTACAAGGACCGGCTGGTGCTTTTCAGCAAATACCTGCAGCAGCTCCTGATGGAGTCTCTGGGCAAGGAGCATGACCTGGATGGCAAGGTGGTGAACCAGGGGATCGCGGTCTATGGCAACAAGGGATCGACCGACCAGCATGCGTATGTGCAGCAGCTCCGCGATGGGGTGAACAATTTCTTTGCGGTCTTCATCCAGGTCTCTAAGTCGCGGGATACGGCCGGATTTGAAGTGGAGCCGGGCTACACGAGCGGGGACTACTTGCAGGGTTTCCTGCGCGGTACGCGGACGGCGCTGGCTGAGAAAGGGCGTGAGTCCATCACGCTGACCATCAGCGAGGTGAATGCCTTTAGCCTGGGGATGCTGGTGGGCCTGTTCGAGCGGGCGGTCGGTTTCTATGCGACGCTGATCAACGTGAATGCCTACCACCAGCCGGGTGTGGAGGCGGGCAAGAAGGCGGCGACGGATTTCCTGAAGCAGATGGGCCAAGTGCTGGCGGCGCTGCCTGCGGCAGGCGCAGGGGCGACGGCGGATGAGATCGCGGGGCCGCTGGGCATCGATGCGGAGGATGCGTGGCACATGGCGAGCCATCTGGCTGCGAATGGCAAGGCGAAGCTGGCGGAGGGCGGGAGCCCTGCGGAGGACCGATTCCTGGCGGTGTAA